From a region of the Kaistia sp. 32K genome:
- the cydX gene encoding cytochrome bd-I oxidase subunit CydX encodes MWYFSWILGLSLACAFGILNAMWYELRDDRLKGRLGITPSKDR; translated from the coding sequence ATGTGGTATTTCTCCTGGATCCTCGGCCTCAGCCTCGCCTGCGCCTTCGGCATCCTCAACGCCATGTGGTACGAGCTGCGTGACGACCGGCTGAAGGGCCGCCTCGGTATCACGCCGAGCAAGGATCGCTGA